From a region of the Zingiber officinale cultivar Zhangliang chromosome 4B, Zo_v1.1, whole genome shotgun sequence genome:
- the LOC121975628 gene encoding NDR1/HIN1-like protein 13, with product MEASRPPNATAPRAVNENGSAVANGGAPRPALPPSKAGPPVQYRPPYRPHPPPPRRRRRRGCCCVFCLWLTLFLIALVFLAAIAAGVFYVIYRPQRPSFSVSSLRLASLNVSSSDLLTSRLDLSVTARNPNRKLSFDYGDVAVSAASGGITIGEGTIRGFVQDTENTTVIKVNVSSSGRSLDPTEAADLRNRKRYPLEIEIDTKAGVKIGSFRSSRIGIRASCSGIEASVTRGNATAASSTGTARCKVKLRIKIWNWTI from the coding sequence ATGGAAGCGTCGCGGCCGCCCAACGCCACAGCTCCCCGCGCCGTTAACGAGAACGGCTCCGCCGTCGCCAACGGCGGCGCCCCCCGCCCTGCCTTACCCCCAAGCAAGGCGGGCCCACCCGTGCAGTACCGCCCGCCCTACCGCCCCCATCCACCGCCCCCGCGGAGGCGCCGCCGTCGCGGCTGCTGCTGCGTCTTCTGCCTCTGGCTCACCCTCTTCCTCATCGCCCTTGTCTTCCTCGCCGCGATCGCTGCCGGAGTCTTCTACGTCATCTACCGCCCCCAGCGCCCCTCCTTCAGCGTCTCCTCCCTTCGCCTCGCCTCCCTCAACGTTTCCTCTTCTGATCTCCTGACCTCCCGCCTCGATCTATCCGTCACAGCCCGCAACCCCAATCGGAAGCTCTCCTTTGACTACGGCGACGTCGCCGTCTCCGCCGCGTCAGGAGGGATCACGATCGGCGAGGGAACGATCCGGGGCTTCGTCCAAGACACTGAGAACACCACGGTAATCAAGGTCAACGTTTCTAGCTCTGGGCGGAGCCTGGACCCGACGGAGGCGGCGGATCTGAGGAACAGGAAGCGGTACCCACTGGAGATCGAGATCGACACCAAGGCCGGGGTTAAAATCGGTAGCTTCAGGTCGTCCCGCATCGGGATCCGAGCATCGTGCTCCGGGATTGAGGCGTCCGTCACGAGGGGCAACGCCACCGCCGCTTCCAGTACCGGAACCGCCAGGTGCAAGGTGAAACTCCGTATCAAGATCTGGAATTGGACGATCTAG